acaacTCTCcgacgaatataataataacaaaaatacactTCTCCATGCTGTTTGAAAACTCGCCCGGGTACACACGACAATTAGTGGAGGTGGCCAATGTGTTTTTGTTTACAACGAATCTCGTTTTGCGAACGGACACTGATCCGTACGAACAATATTACTGCAGTACaaactatgtattatgtatacgattTCATAACAGTTGTACAGTATCCTCCCAACAGTCCAAACGGTTCAACACCGCCTACAATGATTTTGGTTTCTAAATTTATGGCGGTTTGCGGAAACAcgtgtttgataataatatattacctaattgtttacaattttacactGCATACattatcgtaataaaataataataatagttatacgaGTACAATATAAGTGATTGGTGTATGTATTGTAAATGTCCGCATGTTTCAGTgttctcttaaaaaaaaaaaacctttttacTTGAAGTTTGTATTCTTCGACTAGTACTttcacaatattgtaatattttacgacCTTCTCGAAGGTATAGTTCAATATAGTCGCTAACCGTCCGTTCGTTTCAAATACCATTCATTTCGATTAGACATATTTAAAGAATCGGATTTGTTATCGTGTTATCTGTAATGTTTTAGACTTATAacctataggtaggtattattttattgatagcaCCTACATTTACTATAAGCACGTCTCAAattcctaattattattgtctactATTGATAAGTAAACTTAATCaatggttataacttataactaatgGCTAAACTGTTtctcatcatattattattattgtattacgaTATTACGTCTGATACGGGCATCACGTTTCCGTTTTCCGGCattataacagttaaaaattgtttggaaCGATGTCCGGTGACTATTGACTTTTGAATAACGTAATAAACTTTGATATCTCTTATGATGCGTGAATGCGCGACGATAGGGCagaatgtgtataaataaataaaacgtatgCTGAAAATGAAGAATTGTGTCTGACATTCATAAATTTCATTCGGCAGCCTATATCGGTGTGGTGCGGAGAAGCGGTGCACGGCGTGGAgttgcttttaaaattatacgacCGTGCTCGATTCCCGCAGAATTTTTCATTCACAAATCGCGTCGGTTAATCCCGCCCCTGACTTCTGAGAAACggtgtaagaaaaataatttcagtcGCCTCTCGCGCGATTACGTTGTATTATAACGACTAACGAGTTATGGTGTGCTCCGGGAACGGCGGCGACTTCCGATTCGTTTCCGTTTACCTGTAAGCGAGACCGGATGACGCgggaataaaaaaagaagtgGAATTACGCGAAACCAAGAAATACGGAGAAgtgaaaaatcgtaaaaaaacgAATAGAAACAAAACAGCAATTAATAGAAACCGTACGGATAGAACGGAATGCGTGTCATACAAAAGAGAATAACCGTTTTGGCGGGTACTTTGAACGGAGGATCCACacggtcggcggcggcggcaaacGCGCCCCGCGCGTCGGCGCGTGTGTACAAACGTATAACGCGGCCGGGCCCGTACGCGCCGCCGCGGCGGTGGGGGACTTTTGCCCCTCCCCCACCGCCCCCCCCCCTAAATAGCCTTCGACAGCGCCGCCGTCGAGAGTGCGTTGAGCTCGATCGGAGGCGACCACCGGCAGACGGCAGTCTACTACAGTCAGTATTCGAATACCTTCGTTCGTGAGCGTTCGAATTTAGTGAAGTTACGTATctagaaaaatttattattttatcaatcttcggaactataataataatattattattgttataactattattattattattataaattccagTTCGCACACGCAAGTCTTGCGAACGTTATCTCCGTGTGTTTACTAAtcggttatattttattttgtgatttttaacaCACCCtcggttaattttttattttttattgaaattcgtGTATAATACACCGATATCAATaagggataaaaaaaaaaactaccggCTAACTACATCATATCGCGCAATCAAGTCATCACTCGTGAAAATTACGTCGTCACGCCATGGTGAGACGCCGTCGTCGCTGAGTCCGTTTCGCCGCTCTTCGCCCGCGTCGTTTACCGCGTAATGGATACCAAGACGTCCACCTATCATTTAACCCATCACCACCATCATTTACACCAGCAGACGAAAAAACAGACTTCAGCCACAGCAGTCATCGTCCGGTCTCGTCCAGTGCAGTTCGCACAGACATTGGCCAGGGTGTTTCGTATCGGCCGCAAAGAGAAGATATCTAAAAAAGCCGCCAACAAGGTATGTGGGCAAGATgaccaatttatatttaaacttttttccaCCCAAAGTCGTTTTCGATGCTCCCGGGGCGCGCACGTGTGTCCACTTACAGCGTGGTCGAATTTTCTCACGCCCCGCATGAGTTTCCATATTTTTTCCTCCCCGGTTTACCGCCCTCTGAAATTCGATGGCCAGAACGCGCGGCACCCTCAACGACAGCCCGAGAAGGCGCTTGCGCTCGCGCCCGCGCTTTCGCCTACACCGTCGTTTTCGTCCGTAACCCTTATCGTTACGTCACACCGCGGCGTATGACGTATGTAAACATTACCGGATGCTGTCTAGCCGATCGTTTCACCTCCCCAGGATCGCAGGAATGTGTCCGGGTCGCCCCTATAAcgattatttgtttatctttTATTCATTCCGTATTCTTTTCGGCACGGTTCGCAATTCcacgagtaaaaaaaaaatgcaataaaccTCCGTGGACTCGCTCGTTCTGGAGGGATGTGGGTTGACCTACTGGCCCTCTTACGAGTTCCCCGCGTCCGCGTGTCTTTCGGCCCGTCGGTCGCGCGGGCGGGTGGTTTATCGATTATGAAAAATTCGCTCCCGTGTCTCGTACACTTGTGTACTTACGCCTCGTGTGACTGGATACCAAAAATCCATGGTCCGACGGGACCCGTGGTCGCGCGCGTCTCGTGCAACAACGTGCGAGGAATGCGCGTTTcgtaatattctaataataataataataataaataacgatcGGCGCGCGTGCATGCGTGTGTATACCGCCACCGCTAACACCGTGGACAATGACCCACATACCGAAGGAACTAGAAACGCGACCGccgctattttattttatttttttttcactttgccgacaaaacacaatattattattatatgcacctTCGTCTGACTCTAGATTTTCCTTCGCCCCCCGGTTACTACGTACCGTCGTTTCGACGCGTATTGTTCGAGAAGGgtgtctgtgtgtgtgtgtgctttTTTCCCTTCgcaattattttaggtattatttttctcgCGACGtcgtgaatattattattatccacaGAGATCGcgaataataggtaataataataataacaacaacaataataataataccattatcATTACGAAATAACGGTGGAGCCGTCTGGCGGCCCGTCGTGCCTCCTCCGGCGGAACGATTTCGCGGTAAAAATGGGTCGTGTTGTGTCTACGACCGAGAgagatattattagatattattattatttcgtacaACAGACGGAGAGAGGTTTTGCGTTTTTACGTTGCGAATCATCGTCATACGACACTGCGCGTCACCGTAGAGGGGATGAACGTCTGGCGTGGGGGAGGGGGAAATCGTCTGGTTTCCGTACGGGAGGACCGGGGGGGACGTCGCCGCCGAGTGTCCGACGCTCGCGGGGATCACCGTTCGCACCGACcgattgttgttgttgttgttattggtgctgctgttgttgttaTCACGGTCGTCGTGCAGCAGCCGCAGACGCAGACGGCTTAGCCAGGTGCAGGCGGCGGGGCCTGGTGCGCGTATGTCGTGTACCGCCCTGTCTCGATCGCCGAGCACTGTGTAAGTagcgtcggcggcggcggccgacGACACAACAATAGGGGCCGAATTCGTTTTTCTTCCCGGCCGGGTCCGCCGATCCCTGGGCCAGGTGTGAGCGAGACGACGACTACCCAGACTACTCGCGGTACACCTGCTTTCAccggtcggcggcggcggcggcgtattGCACGCTTTCACTACCGTTTTCGCCaagaagaatattaataacaccGCGACGGCGGCCGCGTTTGTACACGTAATTTACGCTTTAGCCAATgtggatattattaatattacattattgttgttacgtcgtcgtcgtcgtcgtccgtCGCTGATAAAAACAAGAACGACGAACTATTTTCGGTGGGAAAAACCGGTGTTCAATGAGTCGGACTCATAAACGTGCGCGTGCACGCACCGTCGATGGCCGCCGTATAGTCGTGTGTACACGTCGTATTACcgcgtaaatatatattattattattattaccgaaGAAAGAGAGGGAAAAAAAACGCGGGctgcgcgcgcgcgcgtgtgtgtgcgtactatactataatatactatatcgaGTACGACTACTACACAAGGAACCCGCGCGCGCGCGTCCGTGAAGATGGCATTGAACTTGTCGTCGACCCCGGTGGCCCTCCTCCTCAACGCCGCTCCGCCGCCCCGACAGGGCCGTTGACACCGCCGCCGCCATATGTCCTTGCGTGCGGCGGCggagtcgtcgtcgtcgtcgtcgtcgcagGGTGAACAGCCGCCACCGACGCTCGCCCCGGCGAGGGGGAATAAACGACGAGTCCCGGTAGGTGCCCCGCCGCCGGTGTCCTTGATGCGTCGCGCGCGCACACgggttatataaatacaaggaTCCGGTGTTATTGTGCGAAACGAGTTGCGCGAGAAAACGGATTtgcgaaaaaaaacaaatcgtaaaatacctacctaatgttattattatcgcgtGTTATGAAGTCGACGTGTTTGGGGTGGGAGCGTTTTAGAAGTGAAAAGTGTACGAGCGAAAAACTTATTTGTTTCGAATCGCCAATGGCGACTGTGATTGAGATATACGGACGTGTCTCTCTCGAAAGTCGGCCTCGTCGACTTGTAAACAAACCGTAAACAACGGAACAACAACAacgtcgacgacgacgacgacacggACACACCGCTCTGCTGTCGACGAGACTGCCTTGGGCGTTGGCAAGGTCgccgccaccaccaccaccaccaccaccaccactactaccaccaccaccacctctGCATCCATCGCTGTCGCTGCCTCTGCTGCGACCGTCGTTCTTTGCACATCCGgaggacaatattattatttataatattcagccGAAGAGAGCATTTTCTGAggtcgttgttgttgtttcTTTTGGTTTCCTGTCTACTGttttatcatattgttattattacattaaatactattaaacgtCGTACAGTCGTCTTCGCGGATTTTTTCGCGGATGATTTCTGTTTCGTCGTCTCCGGCGTCGCAACCGTTGTTCCTGTTAATCGGTTTTTTATTCGGCGTACACCCCCGCTATCTCGTGTGGCGTCGGTACTTTAAAGCGCGTCCGGTTCGAGACGATATTTTGTTACGTCACACGCCGCCGACGGATCCCCGCGAGAGATAACGCGCTACAAATTGTTGAATGACGCAATTCGGATGCACACACACCACCACTGTGTACACTCGACAACAGCGTGTGCGTGCGTGTGGTTTCCGATCGCGTCAATGTTTTGAATGAAatgcgccgccgccgccgccgccgcccgcGATAACAAACAATACTCACACATACATAATCGAAACTCGGGCGTCTGGCGCACACACACGTACACGGCGCTTTCGGTGCCGCCGAattataacgattattattattgttatttttttttattatttattttatctctaGCCGCATACCAGTGTCACACACAAACGACGTACAGTgatacggtttttttttctctgttttttaattaatatttacgagGCGGACGTTTTTATACAACAACACACCGCCTGTGTGTATCAGTGTAGATAATACACGACTGAAGTGTGTATCGTGCGTGcgccatttttataaatttgttttcgaaCCCGACGCGCCTATAGTCGTAGCGCGACAGCTACGTCGACGGACGGACGGACGGACGAAcgatacgataataatattataacaacaaacGAAATAAAGGATTAATTCTTTGAATCGGATAAATATAACGCAGTGTACGACGTCATCCGTGTCTTTCCTTGAAGTCGAAACCTTTAAAACCCAGAGTATTCAAAGAATAAGATcttatattggttttattcTCTAATATCGATTTTACCACTTCCTCCCACCCCCGCCGACTGTAAATACAAACATACGGCCACACAATCCCCGTCGTGTTGTTGTCGAGTCTGGACGACCGAAATTccgcatttttaaaaacctttgtatactacatattattgtattaatccTGGGTATACACAGAATTCATCGAGCCGCGTAGCACTCTCTTCTCTACCGAGGCTATACCTGTGATCCTGCACTGGCGGCCCACCAGCGACCATCCAAATCTATATCGATTCGTGCGATGTTCctgtacactataatattataacgaattgCATTGCCCAAAATCGACAGCTTGTCCGTTGTCGTCATCGtgtacaacaacaacaacaacgatATTATGTGGGTGAAGGTTGTGCGCCGCCTCCACCGCTGTTGAAATTGTTTGtacgcaaaataatattataccattatagaataatgataatattatgcacgcCGATTACACAGCGAAGCTTGtagtttataataggtaatgtgCGGTTATTTTTTCTCCTATCCGAAACGGAAGAAACAAGCCTAATGTCACGTCGTCGAGTGCGGGCGGTAACGCAATAGTaattaactacaaaaaaataaaacaaaacataggTAATAACCGAGTTGAGTTTTACTACGAAATTTCACTAACTTTATAttctgtgtattatatatacgaatgTCGAGTACAAATGATATAGGAAGTAGCTaccgtagtataatatagcagCGTTTTTGTATGTGTTTATGCTATCGGTTGTTTACGTCGAGTCGCTGCCGCCGGATTTCGAACGCTCGGAAAATATAGGTCAACCGTTGCATTaatgtacatacataaaacGGCCTATATATACTGTTGGACGGGCGCCGGAGAGTGGCGAAaacggtttaaaaaaaacattttatgacgAAACGGCTACAGTGTGTTGTGGTGTGTGTATTTAGTGTTATGTACTGTGTACAGGTGTAgcgaaatttaatattatttttattatcataacgaCCGGCACGTGGAGGAAGGCGACGGCGTTCCCTTCTGCTCTCTCACTTCTCCTCTCCCGGCAATCACTATTAGCTCATATTATGCACAGGCGGCAGTGGCTGTAAAAAAACAGCCTTTTGGCCTGCCACCAAAACgcgtaacatataatattcgtcaaaaacaacacacacacacatatacccACACGCACATACCGAGACGGCTGGACGGCtgaaaaatatcgtttttttcCCTTCTCCGTCGACGACCTACGTTCGTAAAATCCGTGTAGAGGCGAAAACAAATTCGAcggtttataatatgtaatgtaatttatacactatatatatgtagtaaATACGCTTGTGATTACGCGATCGCATAGTTCCGGTTACCCCTAGAACTTTGGTGAGTGTTAAAATGGAGGGGGTCTATGCGAGGTCGTCGTCTTTGCGAACGCAGCTTCCCCGGGGTGTTTGGATGGAGGGGAAAGAGATTGTCGGGTGTCCGCCGAAACACGAGGCGATTGCCAATATCGCCACGGTGTGATGTACTGTAGAGTCCGCCGAGGCGAGAAGTCGTGCGGATATAACGGGTTTTCCGTGTTTGTgcgcttaaaaattaaaacgtgttGTCGGCTCGCTCGTGTGTGGCCCGCCGAACGAATTCCGATCGAAcgctgtataatgtattataatagaatattataggtatgtacacCGATGAAGCGGATGTTGTTGTTGTACTACTCCGGCGGGACcgtgtgattttttttgacgaatttttacCGTCAATTTCCTCTTCTTCTGTTCGTCCGATAACACGCGGAAGTGAATCAGAACCGCGGTGTACGCGCtcgcaataatatataacgtcCGTTTACGTCATAATCTACGATCTGGGGCGGGCGGGTAAGCTGCGGAGGGATATAGGGTTGTTTTATTTACTCCCGCGCTTCGACTGCGCGTACACGCCGAATCCCACGCAATTACGTCACGAGCGCGcacttgtgtgtgtgtgtgtgtggtgtagTGTAACGCACCAACGAAAACGCCCGCGACACACTGACATCGTTGTTGCGGGCgcgcgtcgtcgtcgtcctgCAACAGAGCGTCGAGCACCAGTGTAATAGTTGACATCGCGCGCCGttgtgcaataatattattgtcgccGCCTCTTCAAAAACCTCTTCACTTCCGTACGTAatgcataatatcataatactacctacctacctatactatatctaaataataataataaattaaatatcgtcagtatattttttttctttctaaaattactttaaaatttttttttttattattttattcatagacTTCTCTCCCTCATCCATCCCTCCCCTACGTATACCTATTCGTATATATCGTCTGTCGACATTTCGTCCGTGCAGCATTCCGCACAGGACATCGCCCTGCGGGTGCGTGCTTGCAAATCGTGCGTACGTAagcccatatatatatatatatatacatgtacattttatattatactcgatatacgtgtatatagttgtcgccgccgccgccgccgtatgGAAAAGTATGTGATGTGTGATCGCGGGTGGCCGTCGCCAACAGCAGCGCCTCGCGGcgtacataacatttttatcgttCCGAAATAGAGAATTGCGCGCGGGGTCCGGCGCGGCGTGACGGGGTTCGCGCGCAGCGTGTCTGGGCGGCCTGGCCTAGCCGAGCGTGTTTGGCACGGCACACCGTCTGGCCCGGGTCACAGGGTCGCCGTCTGATAGTCGTCCAAAAGATGCGGCTCTAGCGCCCTCCGTCGCGCGCTAAAAAAATCGTCTCGTCGTCCTCTCGGTCCCCCCCACCCACCGACTTAACACCgttgtgatataataatattgtgccgATCGTCGTTGACATTTAGTTTTGACCCTCctctcgaaaaaaaataatgctcgGCTTTCGTATAAGCttatatatacgtaggtacacaCTACAACAAACACAATACCTGTATGGGAGCTTTTCGCGTTATGTGGTGTTGCGTGATGTGTAAAAACCCGTGTACCTACtttccatattattacaatattctcCTCGCCCAACGCCATCCGGAAACGactggtatattattattgttatgaaccattataatatatacataactttACCGCCATGTGCCGTGGCCGCAACCTTGCAAACTATGCGCCGAATGCATTTCGATCGTCGCGTATTTTGTTACGTAAACGTCTCGTTATAATGTGCACGATTTCCAAACAAAGGCCGAGCGTACGCTGCGTAACGCCTCATTGATgtcgatgatattatatactgttgcTGCAGCAGagtctttattaaattattattattattattaacgtcaTTATCGTTAGCTTGCttctatgttattaaatactaacacgtttagctaataaaaatttgccaAGACAACGACAGTACGATTTTTTTCGCGAATTTTACAGTTAtgtctttctttttttacacTACGTTTAGTATTtcggtcgtcgtcgtcgccaccgccgccgtcgcTGGGCGGGAAGAGACGGACTCTGACGTTGGGCGACGTGCCAAATGACGTCAGAGGCCTCCGCATTTACCACTGCCGCCATCggtgtaatgtttttttaagtttaatttgcgTGTATGTCGGGTGGAGACCACGGCGGCGGGTGTTAGATTTTCTCGACGAACCGTTCGTTCTTTCCGCGTGCTCATCGCAActcatgatttttttattattattatagtttaagttttgcatattatacatatgatgGTATTATATCGTCTTCTTTTTCTTCACAGATAGCAGCAGCTAAATCCTCCACCACCGCCGCGTTCCATCACCAACCGCAGCAGCAAATCGTCGTCATGCCGCCACCTCCGACCATGCAGACGACCACGCCACCGACACCGTCGACTCAGGCCACCCAGACGTCCCAGGTGGTGCAAGTTAACGGTGGTAGTCAGTCTTTGACCGCCAAAAACATGATGCCAGTGACGAAACGCAATCCAAAAGATTACATTTTCGGAAAGGTCATCGGCGAGGGCAGTTACTCGactgtaagtatattaaaataactaccgTTGCCcgctatacaatataataatattaataaaagataaataattaatctttttactacgtatacacatacataactCCACGGTGATGATATCACGAATCACAACAAAACGGCATCATTATTGATCCACTGTGTTTTGCCTCCAATCACCAACATAATAttgcttattaatattatatatatatatatgccaaCAGTGCACCACCTTGACGATCACAAGTTTTTCGTGTaggtaatttgtttattattatacgctctCCATAAACAACACCTACGAATGCAAAATTCCTTATCGTCATACCGACCTCCGCTAAAATAATTACTCGAACGATCTATTTTTAtgcttgttttttttctttttacatcGTCGTCGACCTTTCTGCCGGTTCGCCAAACCCATTATCGTCGACACGCGCCATTCATTTCGCACAGTGGTGTGTGTGGACCTTACGTGGCCGCACATGCGTTATcgggtaaaaaaaaaccatttctcCCGTCCGAAAACATTGTCGTTGTCGTCGTGTTACCAACCCGTATGTCCTCAAAAAGACCTTTGACTCTGGTATCGTAATAGTGAATTACCTATAGGTTAGATATATATTCGTTGTAACACGCTCGGCGTAAACTCATTGACCTTGGCTACGACTGTTTTTAGACCGGTTCAGTGACCGACGtgttatcatcatcatcatacaCACAAGTACACAACACTATAAATACAGCAGTACATTAATActgtttattatcatatatatcgTTCATAACGTGTATGTATTAAATGCCATTGTTTTTATCTTTCCAGGTGTATTTGGCCAAAGACATACATACAAATCGCGAACATGCAAGTGAGTGTCCATTTgatatatacgtttaataacacatttacgacgtacaaatatataacatatcgcgtactattattgtctattactATACTGCCATTATATATGGTTACGACTATAGGGTTAGATTCAATAAACGTGTCAGTTGGGAAAATATAGCATCTACCTATTAACTATGTCTTAAAAGGAGTATGAATGACGGTGGGGTGGTGGAATATGGCACACGTTATATTAGATTTGCCAAAGTGCACGTTCGTTTTTACTGCATTTTATTGGAATAAATTTCACGACCTCATAATGCCGTTATTGTCGTCACATgtatgtactttttttatagtccatataatatactactcgACAAGGATGCGTCTTCCACGTGTCAACCTTCGACGATGTCGGTGTACTACGGTGTTCGTTTTCGGGCACGTGTATTATTACCCTTGAACAACGGACGCTTACGATGAAACGCACGCATATTAGTCggctattaatatttatacgactTCTTCGCTTAATTAGTATTGGTGTTAATTTCGGtcgatttttttatcgctcttctgtatattataacgttgtCGTTGTTACtcaaaatatacctaactgaCGAGTGTCAGCACTTTTCGTTGTGGTGGGGGAAATTCCCCcaacaaattatgtaaatttgttgTCGTTGGGTATCCACCATCCCCTACTCGTAATAATGACGCTCTCTACTATTCTAgtgtactttaatattatgcataacgCCGGTGAGCATTTTACTAACGATACACTATGTTTTGATTTACAGTTAAAGTATGTGAAAAACAACAAATCATCAGAGAAAAGAAACGCGAACAAGTACGACGCGAAAAGGATGCCCTTAATATTCTCAGCAATTCCGGATCCAGTCTTTTCGTCAAGTTGTACTGCACGTTCCAAGACGCTGAACGACTCTGTATCCTTTCAaactatttatgaatattaattacaaattataatatgtatattaggctgagtatatttaatatttggttgCTTATTTTCTGTGGTTTTTTCCTTAACGTTTACTTATAGACTTTGTTATGTCATACGCAAAGAACGGTGACTTGCTACCTTACATCAACAAAGTGGGTTCATTCGACGCTGCTTGCACGCGATTTTACTCGGGTGAAATCCTTCGCGCTCTGGAGCACTTGCATGATTTGAACATTATGCATAGGGACCTGAAGCCAGAAAACATTTTGCTTGACCACAATATGCACATCAAGGTGGCTGATTTCGGATGTTCAAAGATACTCGAACAACCCGCCGATACTGTGGACAAAACTATCTTGGACGAAAGTAACCCTCGACCTAGGTCTAACAGTTTCGTTGGAACTGCCCAATATGTCAGTCCCGAACTATTGACCGAGAAAACAATTTCGCCCAGTTCTGATCTTTGGGCTCTCGGCTGCATTATCTACCAAATGATTGCCGGCTTACCTCCCTTTAGATCTAGGTATGCATattctgtattattaaatatttgatgtgcatcactgtttttttttttttattgtgcattttatattttgttatattatagcaaaaatgaatttatagtagttaaattattatttattaattgaattattcttGTGCAGGAGTGAATATATGTTGTTTAAGAAAATTCTGAACCTCGACTATGTGTATCCGGATGGATTCAATGCTGACGCCAAAGATCTGGTGCAAAAACTGTTAGTGCTTGATCCAAACGAGCGATTGGGCACCAAAGATGACCAACGGTATACTTCCATCCGCTCACATCCGTTCTACAAAGGCTTGGATTTTGACACGTTGCATGTTACAACTCCACCACCTATATACCCCTACCTACCCGGCAATAGCGAAGGCCAAGAGCTTCGTAGCCAATATCGAGTTCCTGATCATTTGGAACCGGGCCTAGATGACAAACAACTGACCAGGTTACTGGGTCTGGACGGCCAAAGCAGTTCCACGACCACTCCTGCACCTGTACCTAGACCCCGCAAACGGTCAGGCATCCTTCATATGAATGATGAAGAAAAACAACACCAACTACACCAGCAAAAGTGTAATAGTAAATGGCATAGTCTAGTAGAAGGAAATCTGATCGTTAAACAAGGACTGGTCGACAAGCGAAAAGTGAGTTTTGTTATTCGACATGTTGTACTGAGTGCATTCTATCATTTTTATGGTATTAATttgtatcttttatttttcagggTCTTTTTGCTAGGAGGCGTATGTTGATGTTAACGATGGGTCCACATTTGTATTATGCTGATCCAGTAAATATGACTTTAAAAGGAGAAATACCTTGGAGTCCACAATTGCGTGTGGAACCTAAAAACTTCAGGATATTTTTCGTTCACAcggtaactataatttttattttataattatatttttatgtagtagtattttataataattaacttagttctttttcaattatgctgacattttattttgattatttgaattttcttttGCAGCCTAACAGGACTTATTACCTAGAAGATCCTGAAGGTTTTGCGTTGGAATGGTGTAAAGCAATTGAAGAAATGAGAGTTAACACATACGGTGTATCTCCTACGACGTGCACTTAACAAAACTGTTATTAATATGACTgtcttttagtataattttgacatacactataattctttaaattaaaaaaaaaatgttttttgattacaat
The DNA window shown above is from Aphis gossypii isolate Hap1 chromosome 2, ASM2018417v2, whole genome shotgun sequence and carries:
- the LOC114125591 gene encoding 3-phosphoinositide-dependent protein kinase 1 isoform X1, giving the protein MDTKTSTYHLTHHHHHLHQQTKKQTSATAVIVRSRPVQFAQTLARVFRIGRKEKISKKAANKIAAAKSSTTAAFHHQPQQQIVVMPPPPTMQTTTPPTPSTQATQTSQVVQVNGGSQSLTAKNMMPVTKRNPKDYIFGKVIGEGSYSTVYLAKDIHTNREHAIKVCEKQQIIREKKREQVRREKDALNILSNSGSSLFVKLYCTFQDAERLYFVMSYAKNGDLLPYINKVGSFDAACTRFYSGEILRALEHLHDLNIMHRDLKPENILLDHNMHIKVADFGCSKILEQPADTVDKTILDESNPRPRSNSFVGTAQYVSPELLTEKTISPSSDLWALGCIIYQMIAGLPPFRSRSEYMLFKKILNLDYVYPDGFNADAKDLVQKLLVLDPNERLGTKDDQRYTSIRSHPFYKGLDFDTLHVTTPPPIYPYLPGNSEGQELRSQYRVPDHLEPGLDDKQLTRLLGLDGQSSSTTTPAPVPRPRKRSGILHMNDEEKQHQLHQQKCNSKWHSLVEGNLIVKQGLVDKRKGLFARRRMLMLTMGPHLYYADPVNMTLKGEIPWSPQLRVEPKNFRIFFVHTPNRTYYLEDPEGFALEWCKAIEEMRVNTYGVSPTTCT
- the LOC114125591 gene encoding 3-phosphoinositide-dependent protein kinase 1 isoform X2, which gives rise to MPPPPTMQTTTPPTPSTQATQTSQVVQVNGGSQSLTAKNMMPVTKRNPKDYIFGKVIGEGSYSTVYLAKDIHTNREHAIKVCEKQQIIREKKREQVRREKDALNILSNSGSSLFVKLYCTFQDAERLYFVMSYAKNGDLLPYINKVGSFDAACTRFYSGEILRALEHLHDLNIMHRDLKPENILLDHNMHIKVADFGCSKILEQPADTVDKTILDESNPRPRSNSFVGTAQYVSPELLTEKTISPSSDLWALGCIIYQMIAGLPPFRSRSEYMLFKKILNLDYVYPDGFNADAKDLVQKLLVLDPNERLGTKDDQRYTSIRSHPFYKGLDFDTLHVTTPPPIYPYLPGNSEGQELRSQYRVPDHLEPGLDDKQLTRLLGLDGQSSSTTTPAPVPRPRKRSGILHMNDEEKQHQLHQQKCNSKWHSLVEGNLIVKQGLVDKRKGLFARRRMLMLTMGPHLYYADPVNMTLKGEIPWSPQLRVEPKNFRIFFVHTPNRTYYLEDPEGFALEWCKAIEEMRVNTYGVSPTTCT